A section of the Pseudomonas sp. Q1-7 genome encodes:
- the pilT gene encoding type IV pilus twitching motility protein PilT, with amino-acid sequence MDITELLAFSAKQGASDLHLSAGLPPMIRVDGDVRRINLPALDHKQVHALIYDIMNDKQRKDYEEFLETDFSFEVPGVARFRVNAFNQNRGAGAVFRTIPSKVLTMEDLGMGEIFKKISDVPRGLVLVTGPTGSGKSTTLAAMLDYLNSTKYHHILTVEDPIEFVHESKKCLINQREVHRDTLGFNEALRSALREDPDIILVGEMRDLETIRLALTAAETGHLVFGTLHTTSAAKTIDRVVDVFPAEEKAMVRSMLSESLQAVISQTLLKKIGGGRVAAHEIMIGTPAIRNLIREDKVAQMYSAIQTGGSLGMQTLDMCLKGLVSKGLVSRESAREKAKSPENF; translated from the coding sequence ATGGACATTACTGAGCTGCTTGCCTTCAGCGCCAAGCAGGGCGCTTCGGACCTGCATCTCTCGGCCGGCCTGCCACCCATGATTCGCGTCGATGGCGACGTGCGCCGGATCAACCTGCCGGCCCTGGACCACAAGCAGGTCCACGCGCTGATCTACGACATCATGAACGACAAGCAGCGCAAGGATTACGAAGAGTTCCTCGAGACCGACTTCTCCTTCGAAGTGCCTGGCGTCGCGCGCTTCCGGGTCAACGCCTTCAACCAGAACCGCGGCGCTGGCGCCGTGTTCCGGACCATTCCGTCCAAAGTGTTGACCATGGAAGACCTGGGGATGGGCGAGATTTTCAAGAAAATCTCCGACGTTCCCCGTGGTCTGGTGCTGGTCACCGGTCCCACCGGTTCGGGCAAGTCCACCACCCTGGCGGCCATGCTCGACTACCTGAACAGCACCAAGTACCACCACATCCTCACCGTGGAAGACCCGATCGAATTCGTCCACGAGTCGAAGAAGTGCCTGATCAACCAGCGGGAAGTGCACCGCGACACCCTGGGGTTCAACGAAGCCCTGCGCTCGGCCCTGCGTGAAGACCCGGACATCATCCTGGTGGGCGAGATGCGCGACCTGGAAACCATCCGCCTGGCGTTGACCGCCGCGGAAACCGGTCACCTGGTATTCGGCACCCTGCACACCACTTCCGCGGCCAAGACCATCGACCGGGTGGTGGACGTGTTCCCGGCCGAGGAAAAGGCTATGGTCCGCTCCATGCTCTCCGAGTCCCTGCAGGCGGTGATTTCCCAGACCCTGCTGAAGAAGATCGGCGGCGGCCGGGTGGCGGCCCACGAGATCATGATCGGCACCCCGGCCATCCGTAACCTGATCCGCGAGGACAAGGTGGCGCAGATGTACTCGGCCATCCAGACCGGCGGCTCGCTTGGCATGCAGACCCTCGACATGTGCCTCAAAGGGCTGGTCAGCAAGGGGCTGGTCAGCCGCGAGAGCGCGCGGGAAAAGGCCAAGAGCCCGGAAAACTTCTGA
- a CDS encoding PilT/PilU family type 4a pilus ATPase, with protein MEFEKLLRLMVEKGGSDLFITAGVPPSMKVNGKIMPVSKNPMSPEMTRETVLGVMNEQQRRDFAEHHECNFAISARGIGRFRVSAFYQRNLVGMVLRRIETTIPTIEELKLPEVLKKLSLTKRGLVLFVGATGTGKSTSLAAMIGHRNKNSSGHIISIEDPIEFIHQHQNCIVTQREVGIDTESFEVALKNTLRQAPDVILIGEVRTRETMDHAIAFAETGHLCLATLHANNANQALDRIINFFPADRQQQVWMDLSLNLKAIVAQQLVPAPDGKGRRAVIEVLLNTPLAADLIRKGEVHELKGLMKRSTEHGMQTFDQALFNLYSQGEITYEDALLYADSANDLRLMIKLGSETDGEHLQHMSDGLSLQVTEEDPGRRFR; from the coding sequence ATGGAATTCGAGAAACTGCTGCGCCTGATGGTGGAAAAAGGTGGTTCCGACCTCTTCATCACCGCCGGCGTGCCGCCGTCGATGAAGGTCAACGGCAAGATCATGCCGGTCAGCAAGAACCCCATGTCGCCGGAGATGACCCGGGAAACCGTGCTCGGCGTGATGAACGAGCAGCAGCGCCGCGACTTCGCCGAGCACCACGAATGCAACTTCGCCATCAGTGCGCGGGGCATCGGCCGTTTCCGCGTCAGCGCCTTCTACCAGCGCAACCTGGTGGGCATGGTGCTGCGCCGGATCGAGACGACCATCCCCACCATCGAAGAGCTGAAACTCCCGGAAGTTCTCAAGAAGCTGTCGCTGACCAAGCGTGGCCTGGTGCTCTTCGTCGGCGCCACCGGCACCGGCAAGTCCACCTCCCTGGCGGCGATGATCGGCCACCGCAACAAGAACAGCAGCGGCCACATCATCTCCATCGAAGACCCGATCGAGTTCATCCACCAGCACCAGAACTGCATCGTTACCCAGCGCGAGGTGGGCATCGATACCGAATCCTTCGAGGTGGCCCTGAAGAACACCCTGCGCCAGGCGCCGGACGTGATCCTCATCGGCGAGGTGCGGACCCGCGAGACCATGGACCATGCCATCGCCTTCGCCGAGACCGGCCACCTGTGCCTGGCCACCCTGCACGCCAACAACGCCAACCAGGCGCTGGACCGCATCATCAACTTCTTCCCCGCCGACCGGCAGCAGCAGGTGTGGATGGACCTGTCGCTGAACCTCAAGGCCATCGTCGCCCAGCAACTGGTGCCGGCCCCCGACGGCAAGGGCCGTCGCGCGGTGATCGAGGTACTGCTGAACACCCCGCTGGCCGCGGACCTGATCCGCAAGGGCGAGGTGCACGAACTCAAGGGCCTGATGAAGCGCTCCACTGAACACGGCATGCAGACCTTCGACCAGGCGCTGTTCAACCTCTATTCCCAGGGTGAGATCACCTACGAGGACGCCCTGCTTTACGCCGACTCGGCCAACGACCTGCGGCTGATGATCAAGCTCGGTTCGGAGACCGATGGCGAACACCTGCAGCACATGAGCGACGGCCTGTCCCTGCAGGTCACCGAGGAAGACCCCGGACGCCGCTTCCGCTAA
- a CDS encoding NINE protein → MNTRQDTHSKVIGYLLWIFGFLGSHRFYYGKPVTGTIWFFTLGLFFIGWIIDLFLIPSMDREASLRFNPGQYDYNVAWILLTFLGIFGVHRMYQGKWISGILYLLTGGFFLLGVLYDFWTLNDQVSVLNAG, encoded by the coding sequence ATGAATACCCGCCAGGACACCCACAGCAAGGTCATCGGTTACCTGCTCTGGATCTTCGGATTCCTTGGTTCCCACCGCTTCTACTATGGCAAGCCGGTCACTGGCACTATCTGGTTCTTCACGCTTGGGCTGTTCTTCATCGGCTGGATCATCGACCTGTTCCTGATCCCGTCCATGGACCGCGAGGCCTCTCTGCGCTTCAACCCCGGCCAGTACGACTACAACGTCGCCTGGATCCTGCTGACCTTCCTTGGCATCTTCGGTGTGCACCGCATGTACCAGGGCAAGTGGATCAGCGGCATTCTCTACCTGCTCACCGGTGGATTTTTCCTGCTCGGCGTGCTTTACGACTTCTGGACCCTGAACGATCAGGTGTCGGTGCTCAACGCGGGCTGA
- a CDS encoding pyridoxal-phosphate dependent enzyme, with product MNSAKDVRPAVLDLIGNTPLVRVTRFDTGPCTLFLKLESQNPGGSIKDRIGVAMINAAERDGRLKPGGTIVEATAGNTGLGLALVGRAKGYRVVLVVPDKMSTEKVLHLKAMGAEVHITRSDVGKGHPEYYQDLAGRLEAGIPGAFFADQFNNPANPLAHESTTGPEIWQQTGQDVDAIVVGVGSAGTLTGLTRYFRRVQPDLEMILADPVGSVMAEYVRSGTLGSVGSWAVEGIGEDFVPSIADLSSVRHAYSISDEESFAHARELLRAEGIPGGSSTGTLLAAALRYCREQKRAKRVVSFVCDTGTRYLSKVYNDQWMTDQGLLARKRYGDLRDIIARRFEDGRVISVGPDDTLLTAFQRMRLADVSQLPVLKEGRLAGVIDESDILLGVHADATHFRQPVASVMTTRLETLAPDASLGELQAELDRGLVAIIADASGFHGLITRSDLLNHLRRTLA from the coding sequence ATGAACAGCGCCAAAGATGTCCGCCCCGCGGTCCTCGACCTGATCGGCAACACCCCGCTGGTGCGGGTGACGCGCTTCGATACCGGCCCTTGCACCCTGTTCCTCAAGCTCGAATCACAGAACCCCGGCGGCTCCATCAAGGACCGCATCGGCGTCGCCATGATCAACGCCGCCGAGCGCGACGGCCGGCTCAAGCCCGGCGGCACCATAGTCGAGGCCACCGCCGGCAACACCGGACTGGGCCTGGCCCTGGTGGGCCGCGCCAAGGGCTACCGGGTGGTGCTGGTGGTGCCGGACAAGATGTCCACCGAGAAGGTGCTGCACCTCAAGGCGATGGGCGCCGAGGTCCACATCACCCGCTCCGACGTCGGCAAGGGCCATCCCGAGTATTACCAGGACCTGGCCGGCCGCCTGGAGGCGGGGATTCCCGGCGCCTTCTTCGCCGACCAGTTCAACAACCCAGCCAACCCCCTGGCCCACGAATCCACCACCGGCCCGGAAATCTGGCAGCAGACCGGGCAGGACGTAGACGCCATCGTGGTCGGCGTCGGCTCCGCCGGCACCCTCACCGGTCTGACCCGCTATTTCCGACGGGTGCAGCCTGACCTGGAAATGATCCTGGCCGACCCGGTGGGTTCGGTGATGGCCGAGTACGTGCGCAGCGGCACCCTGGGCAGCGTCGGCTCCTGGGCCGTGGAGGGCATAGGCGAGGACTTCGTGCCGTCCATTGCCGACCTTTCCAGCGTGCGTCACGCCTACTCCATCAGCGACGAAGAGAGCTTCGCCCACGCCCGCGAGCTGCTGCGCGCCGAGGGCATTCCCGGCGGCTCGTCCACCGGCACCCTGCTGGCGGCGGCGCTGCGTTACTGCCGCGAGCAGAAGCGCGCGAAGCGGGTGGTCAGCTTCGTCTGCGACACCGGCACCCGTTACCTGTCCAAGGTCTACAACGACCAGTGGATGACCGATCAGGGGTTGCTGGCGCGCAAGCGTTACGGCGATCTACGCGACATCATCGCGCGGCGCTTCGAGGACGGCCGGGTGATCAGCGTGGGGCCCGACGACACCTTGCTCACCGCCTTCCAGCGCATGCGCCTGGCGGATGTCTCGCAACTGCCGGTGCTCAAGGAGGGGAGGTTGGCGGGGGTGATCGACGAGTCCGACATCCTGCTCGGCGTGCATGCCGACGCCACCCACTTTCGCCAGCCGGTGGCCAGCGTAATGACCACGCGCCTGGAAACCCTCGCCCCGGACGCCAGCCTGGGCGAGCTGCAGGCCGAGCTCGACCGTGGCCTGGTGGCCATCATCGCCGACGCCTCCGGCTTCCACGGTCTGATCACCCGCTCCGACCTGCTCAACCACCTGCGGAGGACACTCGCATGA
- a CDS encoding trans-sulfuration enzyme family protein yields MSQQDDAPPRAFATRVIHAGQAPDPSTGAIMPPIYANSTYAQSSPGVHKGLDYGRSHNPTRWALERCVADLEGGAQAFAFASGLAAIGTVLELLDAGSHIVASNDLYGGTFRLFERVRRASAGHRFSFVDFTDLRRIEAALTGDTRMLWVESPSNPLLQLADLEAIAALCQGRDIILVADNTFASPWVQRPLELGFDLVVHSTTKYLNGHSDVIGGIAVVSADSRCDPLRERLGFLQNAVGAIAGPFDAFLTLRGVKTLALRMERHCSNALELAYWLEQQPQVARVYYPGLQSHPQHGLARLQMHGYGGMIALDLRTDLAGTRRFLEAVRIFTLAESLGGVESLIEHPAIMTHASIPAEIRAELGIGDSLVRLSVGVEDVEDLRQDLAQALRQI; encoded by the coding sequence ATGAGCCAGCAGGACGACGCCCCGCCACGCGCCTTCGCCACTCGCGTGATCCACGCCGGCCAGGCGCCCGACCCCTCCACCGGCGCCATCATGCCGCCCATCTACGCCAACTCCACCTACGCCCAGTCCAGCCCCGGCGTGCACAAGGGCCTGGACTACGGCCGTTCCCACAACCCCACGCGCTGGGCCCTGGAGCGCTGCGTGGCAGACCTGGAAGGGGGCGCCCAGGCCTTCGCCTTCGCCTCCGGCCTGGCGGCCATCGGCACAGTGCTGGAACTGCTGGATGCCGGCTCCCACATCGTCGCCAGCAACGATCTGTACGGCGGCACCTTCCGACTCTTCGAGCGGGTGCGCCGCGCCAGTGCCGGCCATCGCTTCAGCTTCGTCGACTTCACCGACCTCCGGCGGATCGAAGCGGCGCTCACGGGTGACACCCGCATGCTCTGGGTGGAGTCGCCGAGCAACCCGCTGCTGCAACTGGCCGACCTCGAGGCCATCGCTGCGCTCTGCCAGGGCCGCGACATCATCCTGGTGGCCGACAACACCTTCGCCAGCCCCTGGGTGCAGCGGCCCCTGGAGCTGGGGTTCGATCTGGTGGTGCACTCCACCACCAAGTACCTCAACGGCCATTCCGACGTGATCGGCGGCATAGCCGTGGTCTCGGCCGACAGCCGCTGCGACCCGCTGCGCGAGCGCTTGGGCTTCCTGCAGAACGCGGTGGGCGCCATCGCCGGCCCCTTCGACGCCTTCCTCACCCTGCGCGGGGTGAAGACCCTCGCCCTGCGCATGGAGCGCCACTGCAGCAATGCCCTGGAACTGGCCTACTGGCTGGAGCAGCAACCGCAGGTGGCGCGGGTCTATTACCCCGGCCTGCAATCGCACCCGCAGCACGGTCTGGCGCGTCTGCAGATGCATGGCTACGGCGGAATGATCGCCCTCGACCTGCGCACCGACCTGGCCGGCACCCGGCGGTTCCTCGAAGCCGTGCGCATCTTCACCCTGGCTGAGAGCCTGGGCGGGGTGGAAAGCCTGATCGAACACCCGGCGATCATGACCCACGCCAGCATCCCGGCAGAGATTCGCGCGGAACTTGGCATCGGCGACTCGCTGGTGCGCTTGTCGGTAGGGGTGGAGGACGTGGAGGACCTGCGCCAGGACCTGGCGCAGGCGTTGCGGCAGATATAG
- a CDS encoding TolC family protein, whose protein sequence is MRLSQSLQEQADSCLRNETRSAGLRLSLPLFEGGATSSAVREARSLLIKAEADLDDARRAATLETRRAWLGFFGGMAKVQALEAAERSSQSALESNRLGYKLGLRISLDVLDAQSQLADTRQQLSRARFDTLLARMQLKYACGMLDIDDLREVNTLLGKRVN, encoded by the coding sequence TTGCGGCTTAGCCAAAGCCTGCAGGAACAAGCGGACAGCTGCCTGCGCAACGAAACCAGGAGCGCCGGCCTGCGCCTGAGTCTTCCCCTGTTTGAGGGAGGAGCCACCAGCTCGGCAGTTCGCGAAGCGCGTAGCCTTCTGATCAAGGCCGAAGCAGATTTGGACGACGCTCGCCGCGCCGCAACCTTGGAGACACGGCGAGCTTGGCTGGGTTTTTTCGGCGGAATGGCCAAAGTACAGGCGCTGGAAGCTGCCGAACGCTCGTCACAGTCGGCCCTCGAGTCCAATCGCTTGGGCTACAAGCTGGGATTGCGCATCAGCCTTGACGTGCTGGATGCACAAAGTCAACTCGCCGATACGAGACAACAGCTGTCCCGCGCACGTTTTGACACCTTGCTGGCCAGAATGCAGTTGAAGTACGCGTGCGGAATGCTGGATATCGACGACCTGCGCGAAGTCAACACACTGCTGGGCAAGCGAGTGAACTGA
- a CDS encoding LuxR C-terminal-related transcriptional regulator yields MTKREQEVLHLLMQGKSNKQIAQKLDISNYTARDHVSALLRKSGARTRTELIAMQAGQKNTLPRHLQCIIRDCTH; encoded by the coding sequence ATGACCAAGAGGGAACAAGAGGTCTTGCATTTGCTGATGCAAGGAAAGAGCAACAAGCAAATCGCCCAGAAGCTAGATATCAGCAACTACACCGCTCGGGACCATGTCTCCGCGTTACTACGCAAGTCTGGTGCCCGCACACGGACGGAACTGATCGCGATGCAGGCGGGCCAGAAAAACACCCTCCCCCGACATCTGCAGTGCATTATTAGAGACTGCACCCATTAA
- a CDS encoding FAD-binding oxidoreductase — translation MRLILIIALLISARLLAAETVNDVSGLNPIQVQAVLAPTSLEQIVQAVRTHAGPIAIGGGRFSMGGQTASENALQLDMRRYNQVLSFNPGERWIRVQAGITWREVLEYIDPYELSPLIMQSYANFTVGGSLSVNSHGRYIGQGPLVLAVKSIRLVLADGRLVEASPEHESELFYGAIGGYGGIGVIAEATLALTENARLERHSQVMPMADYRRFFDQEVRNNPDMVMHNGILYPNDYSTVRAVSYVRTRAPLTVKERLVPADRDYRLMRTTLGLVSSKSGAMMREAALDPLLYKNKQVQWRNHEASLDVRELQPISGPGYSYVLQEYFVPEAELDNFVVRMKTVLEKHKVKVTNISIRHAKADPGTLLAWARGDTFALVLYYRQGTSAGQRAEVAVWARELIDAALRSHGTYYLPYQILASREQFLLAYPRAQEFFALKKRVDPTNKFRNTLWDAYYR, via the coding sequence ATGCGCTTGATTCTGATCATCGCCCTGCTCATCAGCGCTCGGCTGCTGGCAGCGGAGACCGTAAACGATGTTTCCGGCCTCAATCCCATCCAGGTCCAGGCCGTCCTGGCACCCACCAGCCTGGAGCAAATCGTTCAGGCAGTTCGCACGCACGCTGGCCCAATCGCTATAGGTGGCGGTCGCTTCAGCATGGGCGGACAAACGGCCAGCGAAAACGCCCTCCAACTCGACATGCGCCGCTACAACCAGGTCCTGTCTTTTAATCCCGGTGAACGATGGATTCGCGTGCAAGCAGGCATCACCTGGCGCGAGGTCCTGGAGTACATCGACCCCTATGAGCTGTCACCGTTGATCATGCAGTCCTATGCCAATTTCACCGTGGGAGGTTCGCTCAGCGTCAATTCCCATGGCCGTTATATCGGACAAGGCCCGCTGGTACTGGCAGTAAAGTCAATTCGCCTGGTGCTGGCAGACGGTCGTCTGGTTGAGGCCAGCCCGGAGCACGAAAGCGAGCTGTTCTACGGCGCCATCGGCGGTTACGGCGGGATCGGGGTAATAGCCGAGGCCACGCTTGCGCTTACGGAGAACGCCAGACTGGAACGTCATTCCCAGGTGATGCCGATGGCCGACTACAGGCGATTCTTCGACCAGGAGGTGCGCAACAATCCGGACATGGTTATGCACAACGGCATTCTCTATCCCAATGACTACAGCACCGTACGTGCCGTCTCCTACGTGCGTACTCGGGCACCTCTTACCGTGAAGGAACGTCTGGTGCCCGCTGATCGAGACTACAGGCTCATGCGTACCACCCTCGGCCTGGTTTCCAGCAAGAGTGGCGCCATGATGCGCGAGGCAGCGCTGGATCCGTTGCTGTACAAGAACAAGCAGGTGCAATGGCGCAACCACGAAGCCAGCCTCGATGTACGAGAGCTACAGCCGATCTCCGGCCCCGGCTACAGCTATGTTCTGCAGGAGTATTTCGTTCCCGAAGCGGAACTCGACAACTTCGTGGTTCGCATGAAAACCGTGCTGGAAAAGCACAAGGTCAAAGTGACCAATATTTCCATTCGCCACGCCAAAGCAGATCCGGGAACCCTGCTGGCCTGGGCACGCGGCGACACGTTTGCCCTGGTGCTGTACTACCGTCAAGGCACCTCCGCAGGCCAGCGCGCCGAGGTCGCCGTCTGGGCGCGCGAGCTGATCGATGCCGCGCTCCGCTCGCATGGCACGTACTACCTGCCCTACCAGATCCTTGCCAGCCGTGAGCAGTTCCTTCTCGCCTACCCGCGCGCCCAAGAGTTCTTTGCCCTGAAGAAGCGCGTGGATCCGACCAACAAGTTTCGCAACACGCTATGGGATGCGTATTACCGCTGA
- a CDS encoding penicillin acylase family protein, translating into MKRTLTALAVIVAAAAGGAVWYSESKQPLREGELALAHLQAPVTVRYDERGVPHIQAANEADLYRALGFVQAQDRLFQMEMLRRLARGELAEVLGARLVDTDRLFRTLGIRAHADAYAQKMDMHSPATKALLAYLDGVNQYQDSRPAPVEFDLLGIDKRPFTVEDTLSIAGYMAYSFAAAFRTEPVMTYVRDELGADYLNAFDLDWHPEGVIRQPLASADWQGLNRLAQLSQQALVEAGLPQFEGSNAWAVSGSRTASGKPLLAGDPHIRFAVPAVWYEAQLAYPGFELYGHHQALNPVASLGHNRRFAWSLTMFQNDDLDLIAEKTNPDNPEQVWYQGHWVDLESREETIQVKDGEPVKLTLRRSPHGPIINDALGAAAGKTPIAMWWAFLETENPILDAFYQLNRADSLDKARAAAEKIHAPGLNVVWANADGDIGWWASARLPQRPQGVNPTFILDGSTGEADKPGFLPFSTNPQEENPERGYIVSANYQPLSPTGAGIPGYYNLPDRGQRLNERLAQPGVKWDLYNSQALQLDTGTGYGPRLLAPLLEELHAAAADAREKALVEQLADWDGDHSLDSLAATLFNQFTYELARAALHDELGDAFFDSLLQTRVLDSALPRLAADADSPWWDRLDTPRKETRAEAIKSAWQASLAHLKQTLGEDSATWQWGHGHTLTHAHPLGQQKPLNLLFNVGPFAAPGGHEVPNNLSHRVGSAPWDVFYGPSTRRLVDMADAEHALGSNPVGQSGVPFDRHYKDQAGAYIRGEYVPMHFSDEDVQANSHEVLKLVPAH; encoded by the coding sequence ATGAAACGCACCCTGACCGCCCTGGCCGTCATCGTCGCCGCGGCCGCCGGCGGCGCCGTCTGGTACAGCGAAAGCAAGCAGCCGCTGCGCGAGGGCGAACTGGCCCTGGCCCATCTCCAGGCGCCGGTGACCGTGCGCTACGACGAGCGAGGCGTGCCGCACATCCAGGCCGCCAACGAAGCCGACCTGTACCGCGCCCTGGGCTTCGTCCAGGCCCAGGACCGGCTGTTCCAGATGGAGATGCTGCGCCGCCTGGCCCGTGGCGAACTGGCCGAGGTCCTCGGCGCCCGCCTGGTGGACACCGACCGCCTGTTCCGCACCCTGGGCATTCGCGCCCATGCCGACGCCTACGCGCAGAAGATGGACATGCACAGCCCGGCGACCAAGGCACTGCTGGCCTATCTCGACGGCGTGAACCAGTATCAGGACAGCCGCCCCGCGCCTGTGGAGTTCGACCTGCTGGGCATCGACAAGCGCCCCTTCACCGTCGAAGACACCCTGTCCATCGCCGGCTACATGGCTTACAGCTTCGCCGCCGCCTTTCGCACGGAGCCGGTGATGACCTACGTTCGCGACGAACTGGGCGCCGATTACCTGAACGCTTTCGACCTCGACTGGCACCCCGAGGGCGTCATCCGCCAACCCCTGGCCAGCGCCGACTGGCAGGGCCTCAACCGCCTGGCGCAACTCAGCCAACAGGCCCTGGTGGAAGCCGGCCTGCCGCAGTTCGAGGGCAGCAATGCCTGGGCCGTGTCCGGCAGCCGCACCGCCAGCGGCAAGCCGCTGCTGGCCGGCGACCCGCACATCCGCTTCGCCGTGCCGGCGGTGTGGTACGAAGCGCAGCTGGCCTATCCCGGCTTCGAGCTGTATGGCCATCACCAGGCGCTCAACCCGGTCGCGTCCCTGGGGCACAACCGGCGGTTCGCCTGGAGCCTGACCATGTTCCAGAACGACGACCTCGACCTGATCGCCGAGAAAACCAACCCGGACAACCCCGAGCAGGTCTGGTACCAGGGCCACTGGGTCGACCTGGAAAGCCGCGAAGAAACCATCCAGGTCAAGGATGGCGAGCCGGTGAAGCTGACCCTGCGCCGCTCGCCCCACGGCCCCATCATCAACGACGCCCTGGGCGCGGCCGCCGGCAAGACGCCCATCGCCATGTGGTGGGCCTTCCTGGAAACCGAGAACCCCATCCTCGACGCCTTCTACCAGCTCAACCGCGCCGACAGCCTGGACAAGGCCCGCGCCGCCGCCGAGAAGATCCACGCCCCCGGCCTGAACGTGGTCTGGGCCAATGCCGACGGCGATATCGGCTGGTGGGCCTCCGCCCGGCTGCCGCAACGTCCGCAGGGGGTGAACCCCACGTTCATCCTCGACGGCAGCACCGGCGAGGCGGACAAACCCGGCTTCCTGCCCTTCAGTACCAACCCCCAGGAAGAAAACCCCGAGCGCGGCTACATCGTCTCGGCCAACTACCAGCCGCTGTCGCCCACCGGTGCCGGCATTCCCGGCTACTACAACCTGCCCGACCGCGGCCAGCGCCTGAACGAGCGCCTCGCCCAGCCCGGCGTGAAGTGGGACCTGTACAACAGCCAGGCCCTGCAGCTGGACACCGGCACCGGCTACGGCCCGCGCCTGCTGGCACCGTTGCTGGAGGAACTGCACGCGGCGGCGGCGGACGCGCGGGAAAAGGCCCTGGTGGAGCAACTGGCCGACTGGGATGGCGACCATTCGCTGGATTCGCTGGCCGCCACCCTGTTCAACCAGTTCACCTACGAGCTGGCCAGGGCGGCGCTGCACGACGAACTGGGAGACGCCTTCTTCGACAGCCTGCTGCAGACCCGTGTCCTCGACAGCGCCCTGCCGCGCCTGGCCGCCGACGCCGATTCGCCCTGGTGGGACCGCCTCGACACGCCACGCAAGGAAACCCGCGCCGAGGCGATCAAGTCCGCCTGGCAGGCCAGCCTGGCGCACTTGAAACAGACCCTGGGCGAGGACAGCGCGACCTGGCAGTGGGGCCATGGCCACACCCTGACCCACGCGCACCCGCTGGGCCAGCAGAAACCGCTGAACCTGCTGTTCAACGTCGGCCCCTTCGCCGCCCCCGGCGGCCACGAAGTGCCGAACAACCTGTCCCATCGCGTCGGCAGCGCACCCTGGGACGTGTTCTACGGCCCTTCCACCCGCCGCCTGGTGGACATGGCCGATGCCGAACACGCCCTGGGCAGCAACCCCGTAGGCCAGAGCGGTGTGCCCTTCGACCGCCACTACAAGGACCAGGCCGGGGCCTACATCCGCGGCGAGTACGTGCCCATGCACTTCTCGGACGAGGATGTACAGGCCAACAGCCACGAGGTGCTGAAACTGGTGCCGGCCCACTGA
- a CDS encoding AraC family transcriptional regulator, which translates to MSDAVQSAPLTHSATLRRLLYEAMADLGVDPAQVYQVANQHRRFQSPPADGRLRHDDAPQFWLAADALFGDPDIGLHLGEVMRPRLLDEVGYLLLASRDLGEALASFLRFQHILSGGFVAQLRSEGERARLVIDLNYLGYSSLRQQMECLALLFTKLLGFITDDEFRLDGVEFRHARPARVSEHQRLFGLLPAFGCEHDALLFPAVLLKRPSRTANPDLHRLLWQHAETQLEALGGNDLVNRLRYLLGVRLGQADCSLQACAAELGFSAGGLQRILAAQGSNLRRVRESVQQVRAVELLRQGRAMREVARACGFSELSPFYRAFRRWYGMPPEAYRARLERA; encoded by the coding sequence ATGTCCGACGCCGTCCAGTCCGCCCCCCTGACCCATTCCGCCACCTTGCGCCGGTTGCTCTACGAGGCCATGGCGGACCTGGGCGTGGACCCCGCGCAGGTCTACCAGGTCGCCAACCAGCATCGTCGATTCCAGTCGCCGCCTGCCGATGGCCGCCTGCGCCATGACGATGCGCCGCAGTTCTGGCTGGCCGCCGACGCCCTGTTCGGCGATCCCGACATCGGCCTGCACCTGGGTGAGGTGATGAGGCCGCGCCTGCTCGATGAGGTGGGTTACCTGCTGTTGGCCAGCCGCGACCTGGGCGAGGCGCTGGCGAGCTTCCTGCGCTTCCAGCACATCCTGTCCGGTGGATTCGTCGCCCAGCTGCGGTCGGAGGGCGAGCGGGCGCGGTTGGTGATCGACCTCAACTACTTGGGCTACTCCTCGCTGCGCCAGCAGATGGAGTGCCTGGCGCTGCTGTTCACCAAGCTGCTGGGTTTCATCACCGATGACGAATTCCGCCTGGACGGCGTGGAGTTCCGCCACGCTCGCCCGGCACGGGTGAGCGAGCATCAGCGGTTGTTCGGCCTGCTGCCGGCGTTCGGCTGCGAACACGATGCACTGCTGTTCCCGGCGGTCCTGCTGAAACGCCCGTCGCGCACGGCCAATCCGGACCTGCACCGGTTGCTCTGGCAGCACGCGGAGACGCAACTGGAGGCGCTGGGGGGCAACGACCTCGTCAACCGCCTGCGTTACCTGCTGGGGGTGCGCCTGGGCCAGGCGGACTGCTCGCTGCAAGCCTGCGCCGCCGAACTCGGTTTCAGCGCCGGCGGCCTGCAGCGGATTCTGGCGGCGCAGGGCAGCAACCTGCGGCGGGTGCGCGAATCGGTGCAGCAAGTCCGCGCCGTGGAACTGTTGCGGCAGGGGCGGGCGATGCGCGAAGTCGCCCGGGCCTGCGGATTTTCCGAGCTGTCGCCGTTCTATCGGGCCTTTCGTCGCTGGTACGGCATGCCGCCGGAGGCTTACCGGGCCCGCCTGGAGCGGGCCTAG